A window of the Acidobacteriota bacterium genome harbors these coding sequences:
- a CDS encoding PhoH family protein, giving the protein MFPSAPLASAPHAMVPDPEPPESPQAGPAGSGTVPVAHPFSAEFLQDLLGGDPRNAAFLEKESGVRMAPRGDALLLDGEPRAVAECLAVLDQLQRLHAAGIRLGSGDLKTAYSLRAEGFRGDLLDFYRDAKIQCSHGRVVFPKSLNQGRYLRAIREKDVVFGIGPAGTGKTYLAVAMAVAALKEKRVKRIILARPAVEAGEKLGFLPGDIAEKVNPYLRPLYDALFDLMEGDRVSKYLETGVLEIAPIAFMRGRTLNDSFVILDEAQNTTIDQMKMFLTRLGFNSKTVVTGDVTQIDIDPSRKSGLVDAAEVLRSIPGLGFVSFTEKDVVRHPLVQEIIRAYDRAAGR; this is encoded by the coding sequence GTGTTTCCCTCCGCCCCGCTCGCCTCCGCCCCGCACGCCATGGTCCCCGACCCCGAACCTCCTGAATCCCCCCAGGCCGGCCCGGCCGGTTCCGGGACGGTTCCGGTCGCCCATCCGTTTTCCGCCGAGTTCCTCCAGGACCTCCTGGGCGGCGATCCGAGAAACGCGGCCTTCCTGGAAAAGGAGTCGGGGGTTCGGATGGCCCCTCGAGGGGACGCCCTGTTGCTGGACGGGGAGCCCCGGGCCGTGGCCGAGTGCCTGGCCGTTCTGGACCAGCTTCAACGGCTCCACGCCGCGGGCATCCGGTTGGGCTCGGGGGACCTGAAAACGGCCTACTCCCTGCGCGCCGAGGGCTTCCGGGGAGACCTTCTGGATTTCTACCGGGACGCGAAGATCCAGTGCTCGCACGGGCGGGTCGTCTTCCCCAAGAGCCTCAACCAAGGCCGCTACCTCCGGGCCATCCGCGAAAAGGACGTGGTCTTCGGCATCGGCCCGGCGGGGACGGGAAAGACGTATCTGGCCGTGGCCATGGCGGTGGCCGCCCTCAAGGAGAAGCGGGTCAAGCGCATCATCCTGGCCCGGCCCGCCGTGGAGGCGGGCGAGAAGCTGGGGTTCCTTCCCGGCGACATCGCCGAGAAGGTGAATCCCTATCTGAGGCCGCTCTACGACGCCCTCTTCGACCTCATGGAGGGCGATCGGGTGTCCAAATACCTGGAGACGGGGGTCCTCGAAATCGCCCCCATCGCCTTCATGCGGGGCCGGACCCTCAACGACTCCTTCGTGATCCTCGACGAGGCCCAGAACACGACCATCGACCAGATGAAGATGTTCCTGACCCGGCTCGGCTTCAATTCCAAGACCGTGGTGACGGGGGACGTCACCCAGATCGACATCGACCCCTCCCGCAAGTCCGGCCTGGTGGACGCCGCCGAGGTGCTTCGCTCCATCCCCGGGCTGGGTTTCGTCTCCTTCACCGAGAAGGACGTCGTGCGCCATCCGCTGGTCCAGGAGATCATCCGGGCCTACGATCGCGCCGCGGGGCGGTGA